Proteins from a single region of Candidatus Eisenbacteria bacterium:
- a CDS encoding helix-turn-helix transcriptional regulator, whose amino-acid sequence MRLFTDNIDWTRFVVLLRERFFEYTQKELSDEVGVDPNTVAKWEQGKSTPRRPNKRKLKELARKKGFTEAQWPEKGK is encoded by the coding sequence GTGAGACTTTTTACCGATAATATTGATTGGACTCGCTTCGTCGTCCTCCTTCGCGAGCGTTTTTTTGAGTACACCCAAAAAGAGCTCTCTGACGAGGTTGGTGTGGATCCGAACACAGTGGCGAAGTGGGAACAGGGCAAAAGCACGCCAAGAAGGCCGAACAAGCGGAAGTTGAAGGAGCTGGCCCGCAAGAAGGGCTTTACTGAAGCTCAGTGGCCGGAGAAGGGGAAGTGA